The Clupea harengus chromosome 6, Ch_v2.0.2, whole genome shotgun sequence genome contains a region encoding:
- the LOC105902977 gene encoding guanylyl cyclase-activating protein 2-like: MGQTQPTVQSEEIDVAALQDMYKKFVTECPSGVLFLHEFKRFFGVDATGEASEYAENMFRAFDKNGDNTIDFLEFVAALNLVFRGDLEHKLRWSFKVYDKDGNGFVDKTELRAIIDSIYRIKRVSKKDTEPHQLSVDEVCERIFKVIDVDGDGHITLEEFLEGAHKDPWILNMLRLDMNPSGWVLEQRRKSAFF; this comes from the exons ATGGGTCAAACCCAGCCCACTGTGCAGAGTGAGGAGATAGATGTTGCAGCTCTGCAGGACATGTACAAGAAGTTTGTGACAGAATGTCCAAGTGGGGTTTTGTTTCTTCATGAATTCAAACGATTTTTTGGGGTAGATGCCACTGGAGAAGCATCAGAATATGCTGAGAATATGTTTCGAGCTTTTGACAAGAATGGG GATAATACTATAGATTTCCTGGAGTTTGTAGCTGCGCTGAATCTAGTTTTCAGAGGAGATCTGGAGCATAAATTGAGATGGTCCTTTAAAGTGTATGATAAAGATGGTAATGGGTTCGTCGACAAGACAGAACTTCGGGCAATCATTGAT AGTATATATCGGATAAAGAGGGTATCAAAAAAGGATACTGAGCCACACCAACTGTCTGTTGATGAAGTTTGTGAGCGAATATTTAAAGTAATCGATGTTGATGGAGATG gTCATATAACTCTAGAAGAGTTTTTGGAAGGGGCACACAAGGACCCCTGGATCCTCAACATGTTACGTTTGGATATGAACCCTTCAGGCTGGGTGCTTGAGCAAAGAAGAAAGAGTGCCTTTTTCTGA